In Deinococcus budaensis, the following proteins share a genomic window:
- a CDS encoding Eco57I restriction-modification methylase domain-containing protein, with product MTDQAPTPQALRKALQAPDLRPLFTEELGWDNPQGGPVSEEADGQTFTFTPVARKVNFVVYRASPAQDGRLPGKDTIRKLERKLDAKAAERLVVYSNASGDQALWVRHKKEQGKAASLYTVEYKRGLRNEALVYYLKSLYVSLDEDLNGLTTIDVARKASNIEVEKVTKKFYKEFDRIRKAFGEQISGVEGNDREHYAGLTLNRLMFVYFIQKKEYLDGDPDYLRNRLKKVQAQRGSGKFQSFYRAFLLRLFHEGLGAVPHDAGLTALIGKVPYLNGGLFEEHRIEQENDAIEIPDAAFEKVFAFFEGWRWTIDERAKAEADKAGKPEINPDVLGYIFEQYINNKQMGAYYTKEDITEYISKNTILPFVLERAREDCRVAFEGEHTVWELLKNDPDRYIHAAVRKGSEYELPEHIQAGLDPDQPDLLEKRQTWNKKADEEYALPTEIWREVVARRTRYSEVRSKLERGEVNSVPELITLNLDIITFAQDVIRYAEGPELIRAIWKAITRVTVLDPTCGSGAFLFAAAGILAPLYHLCLERMTEMVAALPEGDHKLPDFREVLVEQAQHDRQYFVLKQIIIRNLYGVDIMPEAVEIAKLRLFLKLMAFSQKNERKPNMGLEPLPDIDFNIRAGNTLVGYATREEAEKAVKGRLLGTSGITWEQIEEKAGDIDRLEALFREQQLKQGGQVTPADKQALRDRLGELEALLNGYLAADYGIDEKKKPGSFEAWRESHQPFHWFIEFHNVMNRGGFDCIVGNPPYLESREVDYSLRGFKTLEAKAIHAYCIERAFNISYKNATISMILPMSLVSTQRMQIVRSIIEDLNSAWYSNFAWRPAKLFDNVNRALTIFISLRGYAEIVGVTGYTKWTSDDREFLIDKLSYVQTDYTDNYWLPKLSNEIEKVILSKVTRNRKTLGDYQSPSGNEQLYYRTTGGLYWKVFTDFAPDFFVNGKKTKSSRETKFTVDKHIFIENYVALLSSNLYWWWYTLSSNLRDLNPSDISNFPVDPQVLKDDKLRIEGRDYISDLKKNSKMMTRQQKSTGETQTQSFRIKESKHIIDNIDTSVADFYGFSPEELDYIINYDIKYRMGADAEGDD from the coding sequence ATGACCGATCAAGCTCCAACCCCGCAAGCCCTGCGCAAAGCGCTGCAAGCTCCTGACCTGCGTCCCCTGTTCACCGAGGAACTCGGCTGGGACAACCCACAAGGCGGCCCCGTCAGCGAGGAGGCGGACGGACAGACCTTCACGTTTACGCCCGTCGCCCGCAAGGTCAACTTCGTGGTGTACCGGGCCAGCCCTGCCCAGGACGGCAGACTGCCGGGCAAGGACACCATTCGCAAATTGGAGCGCAAGCTGGATGCCAAGGCGGCGGAACGTCTGGTGGTCTACAGCAACGCCAGCGGGGATCAGGCGCTCTGGGTGCGGCACAAGAAAGAGCAGGGCAAGGCGGCCAGCCTCTACACCGTCGAGTACAAACGCGGCCTGCGCAACGAGGCCCTGGTCTACTACCTGAAAAGCCTCTACGTCAGTCTGGACGAGGATCTGAACGGCCTGACCACCATCGACGTGGCCCGCAAAGCCAGCAACATTGAGGTTGAGAAGGTCACCAAGAAGTTCTACAAGGAATTCGACCGGATCAGGAAAGCCTTTGGGGAGCAGATCAGTGGCGTCGAGGGCAATGACAGGGAACACTACGCGGGTCTGACGCTTAACCGCCTGATGTTCGTGTACTTCATTCAGAAAAAGGAGTACCTGGACGGCGACCCCGACTACTTGCGGAATCGTCTTAAAAAAGTTCAGGCACAACGTGGCAGTGGGAAGTTCCAGAGCTTCTACCGCGCTTTTTTGCTGCGCCTCTTTCACGAGGGGCTGGGCGCTGTGCCGCACGACGCGGGTCTGACCGCCTTGATTGGCAAGGTGCCCTACCTGAACGGCGGCCTGTTCGAGGAACATCGCATCGAGCAGGAGAACGACGCCATTGAAATTCCCGACGCGGCATTTGAGAAGGTCTTCGCCTTTTTCGAGGGCTGGCGCTGGACAATTGACGAGAGAGCCAAGGCTGAGGCGGACAAGGCGGGCAAGCCTGAGATCAACCCGGACGTGCTGGGCTACATCTTCGAGCAGTACATCAACAACAAGCAGATGGGCGCGTACTACACCAAGGAAGACATCACCGAGTACATCAGCAAGAACACTATCTTGCCTTTTGTGCTCGAACGTGCCCGTGAAGACTGCCGGGTGGCCTTCGAGGGTGAGCACACGGTCTGGGAGCTGCTTAAGAACGATCCAGACCGTTACATCCACGCTGCTGTCCGCAAGGGCAGCGAGTACGAGCTGCCGGAGCACATCCAAGCGGGCCTCGATCCCGACCAGCCCGACCTGCTGGAGAAGCGCCAGACGTGGAACAAGAAAGCTGACGAAGAGTACGCCCTGCCCACAGAAATCTGGCGGGAAGTGGTCGCCCGGCGCACCCGCTACTCAGAAGTGCGCAGCAAGCTGGAGCGTGGTGAGGTGAACAGCGTGCCGGAGCTGATCACGCTCAACCTGGACATCATCACCTTCGCGCAGGACGTGATTCGGTACGCGGAGGGGCCAGAGCTGATCCGGGCTATCTGGAAGGCCATCACGCGCGTGACGGTGCTCGATCCCACATGCGGCAGCGGCGCGTTCCTGTTCGCGGCGGCTGGCATCCTGGCCCCGCTGTACCACCTGTGCCTGGAACGCATGACCGAGATGGTGGCCGCCCTGCCGGAAGGCGACCACAAACTGCCCGACTTCCGCGAGGTCCTGGTCGAGCAGGCGCAGCACGACCGGCAGTACTTCGTGCTGAAGCAGATCATCATTCGCAACCTGTATGGCGTGGACATCATGCCCGAGGCGGTGGAAATCGCCAAGCTGCGCCTCTTCCTGAAGTTGATGGCCTTCAGTCAGAAGAACGAGCGCAAGCCCAATATGGGCCTGGAACCCCTGCCCGACATCGACTTCAACATCCGCGCGGGCAACACGCTGGTGGGGTACGCCACCCGCGAGGAAGCCGAGAAGGCGGTGAAGGGCCGTCTGCTGGGCACCAGCGGCATCACCTGGGAGCAGATCGAGGAAAAGGCCGGGGACATCGACCGCCTAGAAGCCCTCTTCCGCGAGCAGCAATTGAAGCAGGGCGGACAGGTCACGCCCGCCGACAAGCAGGCACTGCGCGACCGCCTGGGCGAATTGGAAGCTCTGCTGAACGGCTACCTCGCCGCCGACTATGGCATCGACGAGAAAAAGAAGCCCGGCAGCTTCGAGGCCTGGCGCGAGAGCCATCAGCCCTTCCACTGGTTTATTGAATTTCATAATGTGATGAATCGGGGCGGGTTTGATTGTATTGTGGGAAATCCTCCCTACTTGGAGTCGAGAGAGGTTGACTATAGCCTGCGGGGATTTAAGACACTGGAAGCCAAAGCTATACATGCCTACTGCATCGAGAGGGCATTCAATATTAGCTACAAAAACGCCACCATCAGCATGATACTTCCCATGTCGCTAGTGTCTACTCAAAGAATGCAGATTGTAAGAAGTATCATTGAGGATTTAAATTCCGCTTGGTATTCTAATTTCGCTTGGAGGCCAGCAAAGCTATTTGATAATGTGAATAGAGCACTGACGATCTTTATAAGCCTTAGAGGTTATGCCGAGATTGTAGGAGTGACTGGCTATACTAAGTGGACAAGTGACGATAGAGAGTTCCTAATTGATAAACTGTCTTATGTCCAGACAGATTACACAGATAACTATTGGCTTCCTAAGCTATCTAATGAAATAGAAAAAGTGATACTTAGCAAAGTCACCAGGAATAGAAAAACGCTAGGAGATTATCAAAGCCCTTCGGGTAATGAACAATTATATTATAGAACAACGGGCGGACTATACTGGAAAGTCTTTACAGACTTTGCTCCAGATTTCTTTGTAAATGGCAAAAAAACCAAATCATCGCGTGAAACTAAGTTCACCGTTGATAAACACATCTTTATTGAAAACTATGTGGCACTGTTAAGTAGCAACCTCTACTGGTGGTGGTACACACTATCTTCAAATCTGAGAGATTTGAATCCTAGTGATATCTCCAATTTTCCGGTTGATCCGCAGGTACTAAAAGACGATAAGCTTCGCATTGAAGGTAGGGATTATATTTCCGACTTGAAGAAGAATAGCAAAATGATGACGCGCCAACAAAAGTCAACAGGCGAAACACAAACACAATCTTTTAGGATTAAAGAAAGTAAGCATATTATAGACAATATAGATACTAGCGTAGCAGATTTCTATGGATTCTCCCCAGAGGAGCTTGACTACATCATCAATTACGACATCAAGTACCGCATGGGCGCGGACGCCGAAGGCGACGATTGA
- a CDS encoding helicase-related protein, with amino-acid sequence MPTIYDNIEKHLLPELQATLNQAQGADFSIGYFNLRGWRALACQVEHWPEGAVCRILIGMQRPDRENLETLFGLRGDEPVDRAKLLQARRELIEEFRRQLTVGLPTSADEVALRDLIRHIRQGKVQVKLFLRHPLHAKLYLVRRADHKAPLVGYVGSSNLTFSGLSGQGELNLDVVDQDAALKLEAWFADRWNDRFCLELTDDLLTILEESWASETLRSPYHIYLKIAYHLSREARAGIAEFQLPRNFPTPLFEFQAAAVKIAAHHLVNRGGVMIGDVVGLGKTMMASALIRTMEDQYFDTLILCPVNLVPMWEQYRRDYGLRAEVMAQSQARSKLPDLRRYRLVVIDESHNLRNREGKTYAAIRDYITRNDSHVVLLTATPYNKTYLDLSSQLRLFLPEERDIGIRPEAYLRTISDGEIGFVRKHQCAVRSIRAFEHSDDADDWRDLMRLFLVRRTRTFIQNNYTEFDEARQRSYLAYPNGQRYYFPVRQPRTLAFPVDDQYASLYSTQVVDVIDGLRLPRYGLGNYVTPLLEHSPSAAELNTLKDLSRAGERLKGFVRTNFFKRLESSGFAFLQSVERHIRRNGVLLHALANGLPVPVGSQDAALLDSIDEDESSVVSDVGNADDTARLSDEGQQVSYGDVYQMFSGQYHNRFKWLPAELFTPALSDDLQADNDALQEILAAAGRWQAQADAKLATLHTLLSGQHGQDKVLIFTQFADTARYLERELTGQGVTRLASVTGESRNPTELARRFAPQGQRVQDELRVLIATDVLSEGQNLQDAFVVVNYDLPWAIIRLIQRAGRVDRIGQQSDTVHAYSFIPSDGVEKLIGLRARVSSRLRDAGQVVGGDEAFFDDEEAASDLRDLYNEKAGILDEVGDGEVDLASEAYQIWKNATDADPGLLDLIPKLPSVVYATRSHTATPAQPSGALVYLRTPQGNDALAWLDEQGGSVTESQIAILRAAACHPATPALPPLPNHHELVERAARRVVEEEASGSAGALGTPGSTRRKLYERLKHIQDTREGSLFTDPELKTVLEDLLAAPLQEAARNTLGGHFRSRIGDDALIRLVVQLHQEGRLTVPTDDLSRSEPEILCSLGLTPM; translated from the coding sequence TTGCCAACCATTTACGACAACATTGAAAAGCACCTGCTGCCCGAACTCCAGGCCACGCTGAACCAGGCGCAGGGAGCGGACTTCAGCATCGGCTACTTCAACCTGCGAGGCTGGCGTGCCCTCGCGTGTCAGGTCGAGCATTGGCCCGAGGGGGCCGTCTGCCGAATCCTGATCGGGATGCAGCGCCCCGACCGCGAGAACCTGGAAACGCTGTTCGGCCTGCGAGGGGACGAGCCAGTGGACCGCGCCAAGCTGCTTCAGGCACGGCGCGAGCTGATCGAGGAGTTCAGGAGACAACTGACTGTTGGGCTGCCCACGTCCGCCGACGAGGTGGCCCTGCGTGACCTGATCCGCCACATCCGGCAGGGCAAGGTGCAGGTCAAGCTCTTCTTGCGCCATCCTCTCCACGCCAAGCTGTACCTGGTCCGCCGGGCAGATCACAAGGCCCCGCTGGTCGGGTACGTGGGCAGCTCGAACCTGACGTTCTCCGGCCTGAGCGGGCAGGGGGAACTCAACCTGGACGTGGTGGATCAGGACGCGGCCCTGAAGCTGGAAGCGTGGTTTGCCGACCGTTGGAATGACCGTTTCTGCTTGGAGCTGACGGATGATCTCCTGACCATTCTGGAAGAAAGCTGGGCGTCCGAAACCCTGCGTTCCCCCTACCACATCTATCTGAAGATCGCCTACCACCTCTCACGGGAAGCGCGGGCAGGCATCGCGGAGTTTCAGTTGCCGCGTAACTTCCCCACGCCGCTGTTTGAATTTCAGGCTGCCGCCGTGAAGATCGCCGCGCACCACCTGGTCAACCGGGGGGGCGTGATGATCGGGGACGTGGTGGGCCTAGGCAAGACCATGATGGCCTCGGCGCTGATCCGCACGATGGAGGACCAGTACTTCGACACGCTGATCCTCTGCCCGGTGAACCTGGTGCCGATGTGGGAGCAGTACCGCCGAGATTACGGCCTGCGGGCGGAGGTGATGGCCCAGAGTCAGGCCCGCAGCAAGCTGCCCGACCTGCGCCGCTACCGCCTGGTGGTGATTGACGAGAGCCACAACCTGCGCAACCGCGAGGGCAAGACCTACGCGGCCATCCGGGACTACATCACCCGCAATGACAGCCACGTGGTGCTGCTGACCGCCACGCCGTACAACAAGACCTACCTGGACCTGTCCAGCCAGCTCCGGCTGTTCCTCCCCGAAGAACGCGACATCGGCATCCGCCCGGAAGCGTACCTGCGCACCATCTCTGACGGCGAGATCGGCTTCGTCCGCAAGCACCAGTGCGCTGTGCGCTCCATCCGCGCGTTCGAGCACAGCGACGACGCGGACGACTGGCGCGACCTGATGCGGCTCTTCCTGGTGCGCCGCACCCGGACCTTCATCCAGAACAACTACACCGAGTTCGACGAGGCCCGGCAGCGATCCTACCTGGCTTACCCAAACGGCCAGAGGTACTACTTCCCGGTGCGTCAGCCGCGCACCTTGGCCTTTCCGGTAGACGACCAGTACGCCTCGCTCTACAGCACGCAGGTCGTGGACGTGATTGATGGCCTGCGCCTGCCCCGCTACGGCCTGGGCAACTACGTCACGCCCCTGCTGGAGCACAGTCCCAGCGCCGCAGAACTGAACACGCTCAAAGACCTCTCGCGGGCAGGGGAGCGGCTGAAGGGGTTCGTCCGTACCAACTTCTTCAAGCGCCTGGAAAGCAGCGGCTTTGCCTTCCTGCAATCGGTCGAGCGGCATATCCGCCGCAATGGGGTATTGCTGCACGCCTTGGCGAACGGCCTGCCTGTGCCGGTGGGATCGCAGGACGCGGCCCTGCTGGATTCCATCGACGAGGACGAGAGCAGCGTGGTCAGCGATGTGGGCAACGCGGACGACACCGCGCGGCTGAGTGACGAGGGGCAGCAGGTGAGCTACGGGGACGTGTACCAGATGTTCTCCGGTCAGTACCACAACCGCTTCAAGTGGCTCCCTGCCGAGCTGTTTACGCCTGCGCTGAGCGACGACCTCCAAGCCGACAATGACGCCCTGCAAGAGATTCTGGCCGCTGCGGGCCGCTGGCAGGCGCAAGCGGATGCCAAGCTGGCGACGCTGCACACGCTCCTCAGCGGGCAGCACGGCCAGGACAAGGTGCTGATCTTTACGCAGTTTGCCGACACGGCCCGCTACCTGGAACGGGAACTGACGGGCCAAGGCGTGACCCGCCTGGCCTCGGTGACGGGCGAGAGCCGCAATCCCACCGAACTGGCCCGCCGCTTTGCCCCGCAGGGCCAGCGCGTGCAGGATGAACTGCGCGTGCTGATTGCCACCGATGTGCTGTCAGAGGGTCAGAACCTGCAAGACGCTTTTGTGGTGGTGAACTACGACCTGCCCTGGGCGATCATCCGCCTGATTCAGCGGGCCGGGCGCGTGGACCGCATCGGGCAGCAGTCCGATACCGTCCACGCCTATTCGTTCATTCCCTCCGACGGTGTGGAAAAGCTGATTGGCCTGCGTGCCCGCGTCAGCAGCCGCTTGCGGGATGCCGGGCAGGTGGTCGGCGGCGACGAGGCCTTCTTCGACGACGAGGAGGCGGCCAGCGACCTGCGCGACCTCTATAACGAAAAGGCCGGAATTCTGGACGAGGTGGGTGATGGCGAGGTCGATCTGGCGAGCGAGGCTTACCAGATCTGGAAGAACGCCACCGACGCCGATCCCGGACTGCTTGACCTGATTCCCAAGCTGCCGAGCGTGGTCTACGCCACCCGGTCGCACACCGCCACGCCTGCACAGCCGAGTGGGGCACTGGTGTACCTGCGCACGCCGCAGGGCAATGACGCGCTCGCCTGGCTGGATGAACAGGGGGGAAGCGTCACGGAGAGCCAAATTGCCATTCTGCGGGCGGCGGCCTGTCACCCGGCCACGCCCGCCCTACCGCCCCTGCCCAACCATCACGAGCTGGTGGAGCGCGCCGCCCGCCGGGTGGTGGAAGAGGAAGCGTCGGGCAGTGCCGGGGCGCTGGGCACACCCGGCAGCACCCGCCGCAAGCTGTACGAGCGCCTCAAGCACATCCAGGACACCCGCGAGGGTTCGCTGTTCACGGACCCGGAGCTGAAGACCGTGTTGGAGGACCTGCTGGCTGCGCCCCTCCAGGAGGCGGCACGTAACACCCTCGGGGGACATTTCCGCTCCCGCATAGGTGACGACGCGCTGATCCGGCTGGTGGTGCAGCTTCACCAGGAAGGTCGCCTGACCGTCCCAACCGATGACCTGAGCCGTTCTGAGCCAGAAATTCTTTGCTCGCTGGGCCTGACCCCGATGTAA
- a CDS encoding DnaJ domain-containing protein — translation MNYFQNVTTADELKAAYRVLCKQYHPDKGGSTEQMQEINTQYERLMARLLSGKGADEYGQGKFYKTREEEAEVEAKVREAVEKIAHLDGVEVEIIGAWVWVSGDTKPHKDTLKAAGYWWMHKRAMWAFKGKASSGRGNTSMEEMREKYGSERLTRSRTLKAS, via the coding sequence GTGAACTACTTCCAGAACGTGACCACCGCCGACGAACTCAAGGCCGCCTACCGCGTGCTGTGCAAGCAGTACCACCCAGACAAGGGCGGCAGCACCGAGCAGATGCAGGAGATCAACACCCAGTATGAGCGGCTGATGGCCCGCTTGCTGAGCGGCAAAGGTGCCGACGAGTACGGCCAGGGCAAGTTTTACAAGACCCGTGAGGAAGAGGCCGAGGTTGAAGCCAAGGTGCGCGAGGCCGTGGAGAAGATCGCTCACCTCGACGGCGTAGAGGTGGAAATCATCGGGGCGTGGGTGTGGGTATCCGGCGACACCAAACCCCACAAGGACACCTTGAAGGCTGCGGGCTACTGGTGGATGCACAAGCGCGCAATGTGGGCGTTCAAGGGCAAGGCCAGCAGCGGGCGGGGCAACACCAGCATGGAGGAAATGCGCGAGAAGTACGGTTCTGAGCGCCTGACGCGCTCCCGCACCCTCAAGGCCAGCTAA